In the genome of Pelobacter seleniigenes DSM 18267, one region contains:
- a CDS encoding LysR family transcriptional regulator has protein sequence MDTRYLKTLVTVVETGSFSKAAKSLHLTQSAVSQRIKYLEDAFGYVLLERSGVALRVTSPGGIVLEEARRMLDIEASMLRKLKRIKERQKVSFCCTPTFGTVYLPGVLNRFMLESGSPADLKFLLHSPDQALEGIMRQEFDIAIVEHCEGADLSLFKTYPLPQDELVFVSAPKLGLPAPEIDLNLLFGMCLFARKEGCSSRQLITRGLTERGRKLDDFAGVITSDDLRLTCQTILSGGGISFLSKSLVCEYLQTGQMVAHYVKDFPQTRKRTIVLEKGREEEPLLQDFVRCIFNVMDVPSPF, from the coding sequence ATGGATACGCGCTACCTGAAAACCCTGGTGACCGTGGTCGAGACGGGCAGCTTTTCCAAAGCCGCCAAGAGTTTGCACCTGACTCAATCGGCAGTGTCCCAACGTATCAAATATCTTGAGGACGCGTTCGGTTATGTCCTGCTGGAGCGTTCCGGGGTGGCGTTGCGGGTGACTTCTCCCGGCGGAATCGTGCTGGAAGAAGCCCGTCGGATGCTCGATATCGAAGCGTCCATGCTGCGCAAGCTGAAACGCATCAAGGAGCGACAGAAGGTCTCCTTTTGCTGTACGCCGACCTTTGGCACCGTCTATCTGCCCGGGGTTTTGAACCGCTTTATGCTGGAAAGCGGCTCTCCGGCGGATTTGAAATTTCTGCTGCACAGCCCCGACCAGGCCCTGGAAGGGATCATGCGTCAGGAGTTTGATATCGCCATTGTCGAACACTGCGAAGGGGCGGACCTGAGTCTTTTTAAAACCTATCCTTTGCCTCAGGATGAACTGGTCTTTGTCAGTGCTCCCAAACTGGGGCTGCCCGCTCCTGAAATCGACCTGAATCTGCTCTTCGGCATGTGCCTGTTTGCCCGTAAGGAAGGCTGCAGTTCCCGACAGTTGATCACCCGGGGCTTGACCGAGCGCGGCAGAAAGCTCGATGATTTTGCCGGAGTTATTACCTCCGACGATCTGCGCCTGACCTGCCAGACCATCCTCTCCGGCGGCGGTATTTCCTTTTTATCCAAAAGCCTGGTCTGTGAGTACCTGCAAACCGGGCAGATGGTTGCTCACTACGTCAAGGATTTCCCGCAAACACGCAAGCGCACCATCGTGCTTGAAAAAGGGCGCGAGGAGGAACCGCTGTTGCAGGATTTTGTGCGCTGCATTTTCAATGTGATGGATGTTCCGTCCCCGTTCTAG
- the yedF gene encoding sulfurtransferase-like selenium metabolism protein YedF, with protein sequence MIKLDYSQQKCPYPVIETRKQILAHPGISLEVLVGDQAGRDNVSRLAEKMGYQASAETATEGFRLTLTPAAATESVGEIPVVASQKGKTVIYCGSDRMGSGADEFGRVLMKNFLMTLLEMDPLPDLVLFVNSGIQLTTTESEALEALKKLADKGVDLASCGLCLDYYQKKEHLKVGRVTNMYEMVEAQTKAARVITP encoded by the coding sequence ATGATCAAACTCGACTACAGTCAGCAAAAATGCCCCTATCCGGTCATTGAGACCCGCAAACAGATCCTTGCCCACCCGGGAATTTCCCTGGAAGTCCTGGTTGGCGATCAGGCCGGTCGCGACAACGTCTCCCGCCTCGCTGAAAAAATGGGTTATCAAGCCAGCGCGGAAACAGCCACAGAGGGGTTTCGCCTGACTCTCACTCCGGCGGCAGCAACCGAATCGGTTGGGGAAATCCCGGTTGTCGCCTCGCAAAAAGGGAAAACCGTCATTTACTGCGGCAGCGACCGCATGGGCAGTGGCGCTGATGAATTTGGTCGGGTGCTCATGAAGAATTTCCTCATGACCCTGCTTGAAATGGACCCGTTGCCGGATCTGGTGCTGTTCGTCAATAGCGGCATTCAGCTGACCACCACCGAGTCAGAAGCCCTGGAAGCTCTGAAAAAGCTTGCCGATAAAGGGGTTGACCTGGCCAGTTGTGGACTTTGTCTCGATTATTATCAGAAAAAGGAACACCTCAAGGTCGGCCGGGTCACCAACATGTATGAGATGGTCGAAGCCCAAACCAAAGCAGCCCGGGTTATTACTCCTTAA
- the malQ gene encoding 4-alpha-glucanotransferase — protein MLSQRRSGILLHPTSLPGSQAVGSLGREAYQFIDFLIAAGQSVWQLLPLGPTGFGNCPYSSFSAFAGNPLLINLELLAEAGDLDQIIPQAVPSEFVGADYDTAVKQQLPLLKQASRNFKAGANETRRQAFADFCARQRWWLDDYALFEAIRRDRNFVPWQDWPQPLRQREAAALQQEATRLQEAIFEQQYLQFVFFEQWFALKKYANSKGIYIYGDLPIFVAENSADLWAHREQYLLDDNDRPTVVAGVPPDYFSQTGQRWGNPLYNWEQMATDNYAWWLSRFQWNFSLFDLIRVDHFRGFSACWTIPADQPTAEHGYWVETPGRQLFSTLRDTQGKLPIVAEDLGIITPDVEQLRDQFEFPGMKILQFAFDSDANNPYLPHNHVPNSVIYTGTHDNNTSLGWWNHLEPAARQRIADYLLQEQVQMPWLLVQTALSSVARLAIIPLQDILSLAEEHRMNTPGTAENNWQWRYQSAELTPAIADRLKQASHLYGRNLCNPTEI, from the coding sequence ATGCTCAGCCAACGTCGCAGCGGTATCCTGCTTCATCCGACTTCGCTCCCCGGCTCCCAGGCCGTCGGCTCGCTGGGCCGGGAAGCGTATCAATTCATAGACTTTCTCATCGCCGCGGGCCAATCGGTCTGGCAGTTGCTGCCCCTTGGTCCGACCGGCTTCGGCAACTGCCCCTACAGTTCGTTTTCAGCCTTTGCCGGCAACCCATTACTCATCAATCTGGAACTCCTGGCGGAAGCCGGGGACCTCGACCAGATCATTCCGCAGGCGGTGCCCAGCGAATTCGTCGGTGCTGACTACGATACGGCGGTTAAACAGCAGCTGCCGTTATTGAAGCAAGCCAGCCGGAACTTCAAAGCCGGGGCCAACGAGACGCGCCGCCAGGCTTTTGCCGACTTCTGCGCCCGGCAACGCTGGTGGCTGGATGATTATGCGCTTTTCGAGGCTATCCGCCGAGACCGTAATTTTGTCCCCTGGCAAGACTGGCCGCAGCCGCTCCGTCAGCGCGAAGCAGCGGCCCTGCAACAGGAAGCCACGCGCCTGCAGGAGGCCATTTTTGAGCAGCAATACCTGCAGTTCGTCTTTTTTGAGCAATGGTTCGCGCTGAAGAAGTATGCCAACAGCAAAGGAATCTATATTTATGGCGACCTGCCCATTTTTGTCGCCGAAAATTCCGCCGACCTCTGGGCCCACCGCGAGCAGTATCTGCTGGATGACAATGACCGCCCCACCGTCGTTGCCGGAGTGCCCCCCGATTACTTCAGCCAAACCGGCCAACGCTGGGGAAATCCGCTCTATAACTGGGAACAGATGGCCACCGACAACTATGCCTGGTGGTTGTCCCGTTTCCAGTGGAACTTCAGCCTGTTCGATCTGATCAGAGTCGACCATTTTCGCGGCTTCTCCGCCTGCTGGACCATCCCGGCGGACCAACCCACAGCCGAGCACGGCTACTGGGTTGAAACCCCCGGCCGGCAATTGTTCAGCACCCTGCGCGACACCCAGGGAAAACTGCCAATCGTTGCCGAGGATCTCGGCATTATCACCCCGGATGTCGAACAGTTACGTGATCAGTTTGAATTTCCCGGCATGAAAATTCTGCAGTTTGCCTTTGACTCCGATGCCAACAACCCTTACCTCCCCCACAACCACGTTCCGAATTCGGTCATCTACACCGGTACGCATGACAACAACACCAGCCTCGGCTGGTGGAATCATCTGGAACCGGCCGCGCGCCAGCGGATCGCCGACTATCTCCTGCAGGAGCAGGTCCAAATGCCCTGGTTGCTGGTGCAAACCGCGTTGTCCAGCGTCGCCCGCCTCGCCATAATCCCATTGCAGGACATCTTGTCGTTAGCTGAGGAACACCGCATGAACACTCCCGGGACCGCAGAGAATAACTGGCAATGGCGCTACCAAAGTGCAGAATTGACACCGGCTATCGCCGACCGCCTGAAGCAGGCTTCTCATTTATACGGACGTAATCTGTGCAATCCCACAGAAATTTGA
- a CDS encoding methyl-accepting chemotaxis protein: MNFFNNLNIGKKIYLVSAVTALIFVTSLIWLYSDYREQIYKSVEKKLAASVETAWGVIDHYSRLAADGTLSTQEAQQQAKETVRNLRFEGDDYFWITDSGPKMIMHPTSPKLEGQDVSNTMDPDGVRLFVEMVKATQKTGAGSVRYQWNKPGQDQPQPKISFVKRHQQWDWIIGAGVYVDDVVAQVNKVFYSILSVITLCLLISILLIYLLARSISRPMALTVKTIEEIEKGRYHQRLSLNRNDEIGKLGSAMDGLADSFETVILPMLDKLANGDITFSPVPRDELDGPQVALKKVSDNLNDTMGTIQSSAQQINSASGQVADASQSLSQGATESAASLEEITSSLNELSSQTKLNAENATQVNQLSKEARLVAEEGNSKMQNMVAAMAEISDASQSINKIIKVIDEIAFQTNLLALNAAVEAARAGQHGKGFAVVAEEVRNLAARSAKAASETAELIAGSVGKTANGAEIANQTASALEKIYSSVVKVSELAEEIAASSNEQAQGIGQINEGLGQIDQVIQQNTATAEESAAAAEELSSQAEELLNMLSLFRLKNPTVSAASQKPVARPRRPVPQQGPRQNDNWNTLSRATPPTTIALDDSEFGRF, encoded by the coding sequence ATGAATTTTTTCAACAACCTCAATATCGGCAAAAAGATCTATCTGGTTTCGGCGGTCACTGCGCTTATCTTTGTGACAAGTTTAATTTGGCTTTATAGCGATTACCGGGAGCAGATTTATAAGTCAGTGGAAAAAAAACTGGCAGCTTCTGTTGAAACGGCATGGGGCGTCATAGACCACTACAGCCGGTTGGCAGCCGACGGGACCTTGTCCACCCAGGAAGCCCAGCAGCAAGCGAAAGAGACGGTCAGAAATCTGCGCTTCGAAGGAGACGATTACTTTTGGATCACTGACTCCGGCCCTAAAATGATTATGCATCCGACCAGCCCCAAACTGGAGGGGCAAGATGTCTCGAACACCATGGACCCTGATGGGGTCAGGTTGTTTGTTGAAATGGTTAAAGCCACCCAAAAAACAGGGGCCGGATCAGTACGCTATCAATGGAACAAACCTGGTCAAGATCAACCACAGCCGAAAATATCCTTCGTCAAAAGGCATCAGCAATGGGACTGGATCATCGGTGCGGGTGTTTATGTCGACGATGTCGTGGCCCAGGTTAATAAGGTCTTTTATTCGATTTTGTCTGTCATCACGCTTTGTCTGCTGATTTCAATTCTGCTTATTTATCTGCTGGCGCGGTCGATTTCCCGGCCCATGGCATTAACCGTGAAAACGATCGAAGAAATAGAAAAGGGCCGCTACCATCAACGGCTGTCTCTCAATCGCAACGATGAAATAGGCAAATTGGGTTCAGCCATGGACGGCTTGGCCGATAGCTTTGAAACTGTCATCCTGCCGATGCTTGACAAGCTTGCCAATGGGGATATTACCTTTTCCCCGGTTCCCCGGGATGAGCTTGACGGGCCTCAGGTGGCCTTGAAGAAGGTCAGCGACAATCTCAATGACACCATGGGGACCATTCAAAGTTCAGCCCAACAAATCAACTCTGCCAGCGGTCAAGTTGCTGACGCCAGCCAGTCTCTTTCTCAGGGAGCCACCGAATCGGCTGCGTCCCTGGAAGAAATAACCAGTTCTCTCAACGAGCTTTCAAGCCAGACCAAGTTGAATGCCGAAAATGCCACCCAGGTCAACCAGCTCTCCAAGGAAGCGCGGCTGGTTGCTGAAGAAGGTAACTCAAAAATGCAGAATATGGTTGCCGCCATGGCTGAAATCAGCGATGCCAGCCAGAGTATCAACAAGATAATAAAAGTGATTGATGAGATTGCCTTCCAGACCAATTTATTGGCGCTTAATGCTGCCGTCGAGGCGGCTCGCGCCGGACAACACGGCAAGGGTTTTGCCGTTGTCGCTGAAGAGGTTCGCAACCTGGCTGCACGCAGTGCCAAAGCTGCCTCGGAAACGGCAGAACTTATCGCCGGATCCGTCGGCAAAACAGCGAACGGGGCAGAGATTGCCAACCAGACGGCAAGCGCACTTGAGAAAATTTACAGTAGCGTTGTCAAAGTGTCAGAACTGGCCGAAGAAATTGCCGCATCCTCAAATGAACAGGCTCAAGGAATCGGCCAAATCAACGAAGGTCTGGGGCAAATCGATCAGGTGATCCAGCAAAATACGGCAACAGCCGAAGAAAGTGCGGCCGCGGCCGAGGAGTTATCAAGTCAGGCGGAGGAATTGCTCAACATGCTCAGCCTCTTCCGGCTGAAAAACCCGACCGTTTCCGCGGCTTCCCAGAAACCGGTTGCGAGACCGCGGCGGCCAGTTCCGCAACAGGGCCCGCGACAAAACGACAACTGGAACACCCTCAGCAGGGCAACACCACCCACAACCATTGCTCTGGACGATAGCGAATTCGGCCGCTTCTGA
- the uvrC gene encoding excinuclease ABC subunit UvrC: MMTIDLKTYPQAPGVYQMFDQDGRILYVGKAKRLRTRLRNYFSPGGDGRQHIPLLMEKVCRIEVIVTDTEKEALLLENTLIKQHRPRYNIELRDDKTYVSVRIDLKEPFPLLQIVRQVKNDGAQYFGPYSSAGAIRETLKEIYRIFPLRHGSLERCRKRGRPCLFHQIGQCSAPCHGLISPEDYHKLVEGVIQLLEGRESEVIERLRERMQAASMELRFEEAARLRDQIRSIEKSVEKQKVTEYGGGNQDVIGLHRDGGEVELALLFIRQGNLIGRRTFLLEWKLDLPELLDGFLQEYYSREVIMPDQLLLPFPLESSGLLSEWLSEKRGRRVQLIAPQRGEKKRLCLLAERNATEAYRQRGKRQQARDEVLKDLALKFQLAAPPQRIECFDISNVQGHLSVGSMAVLVDGEAAPAEYRRFRIKTVVGADDYASLYEVLKRRLQRGIDEDKLPDMILIDGGKGQLGVLTTVLQEFNLSGRIGAVGIAKSRVVANVKGKVVERSEERFFLPGRKNPVNFRQGAAGLFMLERLRDEAHRFAITYHRKLRSKANLRSSLEDIPGVGPARRKALLNYFGSLKKLRAASLAELEQMPGLPANLAQAIFQSLRGDAAEESS, from the coding sequence ATGATGACCATCGATCTCAAAACCTATCCCCAGGCGCCCGGCGTCTATCAGATGTTCGATCAGGACGGCCGGATTCTCTATGTCGGCAAGGCCAAGCGGCTGCGGACCAGGCTGCGCAACTATTTTTCCCCAGGTGGCGACGGCCGCCAGCATATCCCCTTGCTCATGGAAAAGGTCTGTCGGATCGAGGTCATCGTCACCGACACCGAGAAAGAAGCCCTGCTGCTGGAAAACACCCTGATCAAGCAGCATCGGCCGCGCTACAATATCGAATTGCGTGACGACAAGACCTATGTGTCGGTGCGCATCGATCTTAAGGAACCTTTTCCGTTGCTGCAGATCGTGCGCCAGGTGAAGAATGACGGGGCGCAGTATTTCGGCCCCTATTCCTCAGCCGGCGCCATCCGCGAGACCCTGAAGGAGATTTACCGGATTTTCCCTTTGCGGCACGGTTCGCTGGAACGTTGTCGCAAGCGCGGCCGGCCCTGCCTGTTTCACCAGATCGGCCAGTGTAGCGCGCCCTGCCACGGACTGATCAGCCCAGAGGATTATCATAAACTGGTGGAAGGGGTGATCCAACTCCTTGAAGGGCGGGAATCCGAGGTGATCGAACGGCTGCGCGAGCGGATGCAGGCCGCTTCCATGGAACTGCGCTTTGAAGAGGCCGCGCGCTTGCGGGATCAGATCCGTTCCATCGAGAAGAGTGTCGAGAAACAGAAGGTGACGGAATACGGTGGCGGCAATCAGGATGTTATCGGTCTGCATCGGGATGGCGGAGAGGTGGAACTGGCGCTGCTGTTCATCCGGCAGGGGAACCTCATCGGCCGACGGACCTTCCTCCTCGAATGGAAGCTCGACCTGCCGGAATTGCTGGACGGGTTTCTGCAGGAATATTATTCGCGCGAAGTCATCATGCCGGATCAGCTGCTGTTGCCGTTCCCCCTTGAATCGAGTGGCCTGCTGAGTGAATGGCTGAGTGAAAAGCGCGGGCGCAGGGTGCAACTGATTGCACCGCAGCGCGGCGAAAAAAAACGCCTCTGTCTGCTCGCCGAGCGCAACGCTACAGAAGCCTACCGGCAGCGGGGCAAGCGCCAGCAGGCCAGGGACGAGGTTCTCAAGGATCTGGCCCTCAAGTTTCAGCTGGCGGCGCCGCCGCAGCGGATCGAGTGTTTTGATATCTCCAATGTTCAGGGGCATCTTTCTGTCGGCAGCATGGCGGTTCTGGTCGACGGGGAGGCTGCTCCTGCCGAGTATCGGCGCTTCCGCATCAAGACCGTGGTCGGGGCCGATGATTACGCTTCCCTCTACGAAGTGCTCAAGCGCCGTCTGCAGCGTGGGATCGATGAGGACAAACTGCCGGACATGATTCTCATCGACGGCGGTAAGGGGCAACTCGGTGTGTTGACCACGGTGCTGCAGGAATTCAACCTGAGCGGTCGCATCGGCGCGGTGGGGATCGCCAAAAGCCGGGTGGTTGCCAATGTCAAAGGGAAGGTGGTGGAGCGCAGTGAAGAGCGTTTTTTCTTGCCCGGGCGCAAAAACCCGGTCAATTTCAGGCAAGGCGCGGCAGGCTTGTTTATGCTTGAGCGACTGCGGGACGAAGCCCACCGCTTTGCTATCACTTATCATCGTAAGTTGCGCAGTAAAGCGAACCTGCGCTCGTCCCTGGAAGATATCCCGGGAGTCGGGCCAGCCCGGCGCAAGGCGCTGCTGAACTATTTCGGCAGTCTGAAAAAACTCCGCGCCGCGTCCTTGGCCGAGTTGGAGCAGATGCCGGGGCTTCCGGCCAATCTGGCTCAGGCCATCTTCCAGTCCTTACGCGGTGATGCTGCCGAAGAATCCTCCTGA
- a CDS encoding Crp/Fnr family transcriptional regulator, whose product MNPFWHNIFRMSGYEQTLSYFLSTVPVFNKLDKRELKILEQTVHIRNYLADEMIFSQADIGSGMYIIRSGKVRIFTQSEHGQETEQAVLETGDFFGEVALTASRPRGAAARAVEATVLVGLFRSDFQETVRRHPIAAGKILLSLNRIVSDRLLQCSLQLEELKKHYQSLAESGKHE is encoded by the coding sequence GTGAACCCATTCTGGCACAATATCTTCCGCATGAGCGGTTATGAACAAACCCTGAGTTATTTCCTCAGCACTGTACCAGTCTTCAACAAGCTGGACAAACGTGAACTCAAAATTCTTGAGCAGACCGTCCACATCCGCAATTACCTGGCCGATGAAATGATCTTCAGTCAGGCAGACATCGGCTCCGGGATGTATATCATCCGTTCCGGCAAAGTCCGAATTTTCACCCAGAGCGAACATGGTCAGGAAACCGAGCAGGCGGTTCTGGAAACCGGCGATTTCTTTGGCGAAGTCGCGTTGACTGCGTCCCGCCCGCGTGGCGCTGCGGCCCGCGCCGTCGAAGCAACGGTCCTGGTCGGATTGTTCCGCTCCGATTTTCAGGAAACCGTCCGCCGTCATCCGATTGCGGCCGGCAAGATTCTGCTCAGTCTCAATCGGATTGTCAGCGATCGACTCCTGCAATGCAGCCTCCAGCTCGAGGAGCTGAAAAAACACTATCAGTCGCTGGCAGAGAGCGGGAAACATGAGTGA
- a CDS encoding AI-2E family transporter, with translation MSEQGNFNRAQVAVLYLVLTTAIASGIAIYSSASTITGLLKTATTGLFLPILLSLIVSFMLDPLVQFFENEHIGRTSSIFIVYLLVSTLIALAMILIGPPNWKGMMQALKADFPRYISHAIEYTSGLLQNTQEHFPFIKNYDFTERMRSTSQSFFGWIIQETPRSAMRLGSLLLLVPLFSFFFLRDSRRIMRSLIGLTPNRYFEMVLDIYAHVSWQLAHFIRGRIIEALIIGIVVWMGLSLTDIRYAPILAAVAGVTNLVPYIGPIIGLIPGLVIALVDLGMGAQFWWIFCVYVLIAQIILDNFILIPILISKVSNLHPLWVILAIVMGGKLYGILGMIIGVPIASIINIVIIGIRQYRRSFNPYSRYFSSRGKLL, from the coding sequence ATGAGTGAGCAAGGGAACTTCAATCGCGCCCAGGTTGCGGTGCTTTACCTGGTGCTGACCACGGCCATCGCGTCGGGGATTGCCATTTATTCTTCGGCCAGCACCATCACCGGATTACTCAAAACCGCTACCACAGGGTTGTTTTTACCGATTCTGCTGTCCCTGATCGTTTCCTTTATGCTCGACCCGCTGGTGCAGTTTTTTGAGAATGAGCATATCGGCCGAACCAGCAGTATATTTATCGTCTATCTGCTGGTCTCAACCCTCATCGCCCTGGCCATGATCCTTATCGGCCCGCCCAACTGGAAAGGGATGATGCAGGCCTTAAAAGCCGATTTCCCCCGCTACATCAGTCACGCCATCGAATATACCAGCGGCCTGCTGCAGAACACCCAGGAACATTTTCCCTTTATCAAGAATTATGATTTTACCGAACGGATGCGCTCCACTTCACAGAGTTTTTTCGGCTGGATCATCCAGGAAACCCCGCGCTCGGCCATGCGCCTGGGCAGCCTGCTGCTGCTGGTGCCGCTATTCTCCTTTTTTTTCCTCCGCGACAGCCGCCGCATCATGCGCAGCCTGATCGGGCTGACCCCCAACCGCTACTTTGAAATGGTCCTCGATATCTATGCCCATGTCAGCTGGCAGTTGGCCCACTTCATCCGCGGCCGGATTATTGAAGCGCTGATCATTGGCATCGTGGTCTGGATGGGCTTGTCCCTGACCGACATCCGCTACGCCCCGATCCTGGCAGCCGTAGCCGGAGTCACTAACCTGGTCCCCTATATCGGTCCGATTATCGGGCTGATCCCCGGTCTGGTGATCGCCCTGGTCGACCTCGGCATGGGTGCCCAGTTCTGGTGGATATTCTGCGTCTATGTGCTGATCGCGCAGATCATTCTCGACAACTTCATCCTCATTCCGATCCTGATCTCCAAAGTGTCCAACCTGCATCCGCTCTGGGTGATCCTGGCCATTGTCATGGGCGGCAAGCTGTACGGGATCCTCGGCATGATTATCGGCGTGCCCATCGCCAGCATCATCAATATCGTCATTATCGGCATTCGCCAGTACCGGCGTTCCTTCAACCCCTACAGCCGTTATTTCAGCAGCCGCGGCAAGTTGCTTTGA
- a CDS encoding inositol monophosphatase family protein: MTEQPLLTEVMALMQQVGSDQLRAFRSLPPGGGTEKEAREFVSAVDVHSEQRLIEGLQQLVPEAGIYGEETGTSGDERLRWVIDPLDGTTNFLSGLDQFAISVALEEQGQAVLGAVLRPASAEWFTACRGSGLRHNNDNCPRVTDLPLRQALLGTGFPYRSEDLKGAFFPCAEEVLYRSRGLRRFGSAALDLCYVARGFLQGFWESDLQPYDVAAARLFLAETGCLATNQRGEPYSPYRDRILVCGSPAVHAELLTIVARHYPADC; the protein is encoded by the coding sequence ATGACTGAGCAGCCTTTATTAACTGAGGTCATGGCGCTGATGCAGCAGGTCGGCAGCGACCAGTTGCGAGCGTTTCGCTCCCTCCCCCCCGGTGGCGGAACCGAAAAAGAGGCAAGGGAATTCGTCTCCGCGGTGGATGTCCACTCAGAGCAACGGTTGATCGAGGGGCTACAACAGCTGGTGCCGGAGGCCGGGATCTACGGCGAAGAAACCGGGACCAGCGGCGACGAACGACTGCGCTGGGTCATTGATCCCCTGGATGGAACCACCAACTTCCTCAGCGGGCTCGACCAGTTTGCCATTTCCGTTGCCCTGGAAGAACAGGGGCAGGCCGTGCTCGGTGCGGTACTGCGGCCGGCTTCGGCGGAATGGTTTACCGCCTGCCGCGGCTCAGGGCTCAGGCATAACAATGACAACTGCCCACGGGTAACCGACCTCCCCCTACGCCAGGCCTTGCTGGGCACCGGCTTCCCCTACCGTTCGGAAGACCTCAAAGGCGCGTTTTTTCCGTGCGCCGAAGAGGTTCTTTACCGGAGTCGCGGCCTGCGAAGGTTTGGTTCGGCGGCCTTGGATCTCTGTTATGTGGCCCGGGGATTTCTGCAGGGATTTTGGGAGAGCGATCTGCAACCGTACGATGTCGCCGCCGCGCGGCTCTTTCTGGCGGAAACCGGCTGCCTGGCGACCAACCAGCGCGGTGAGCCCTATTCTCCATACCGGGATCGGATCCTGGTCTGCGGCAGCCCGGCGGTCCACGCCGAGTTGCTGACGATCGTCGCCCGGCATTATCCGGCCGACTGCTGA
- a CDS encoding MFS transporter: protein MTKPGLSPRSVLARLPCHYGWVIVATACLTVFSCLGLARFAFGMLLPGMQAGLAMSYEQMGYLGTANFVGYLLSVALLPALLKRLRPRLTIGSGLLLIAVTMAVMAQAGSFKELLVLYALTGAGSGLANLGAMLLIAHWFRRDKRGQAAGLMVVGSGAGIIFSGQLIPWLNRLYGVAGWRYGWLLLAAIVLGVVVICALLIRNEPADLGLEPVGRKLAVSVEAVGADVRAGRAVVLLGLLYLAYGATYSIYGTFVVTSMIEDYGFSEAAAGQFWSWIGFFSLFSGVLFGSLSDRIGRKGGLMAVFAVQTLGYLLAGSGGGTVALLASVFLFGIAAWAIPAIMTAAIGDYLGLARAAWGYSLITFFFAGGQTVGPAVAGVLAEHYGSFAPAFLLAAAITAGAFLLTPALPQPARH, encoded by the coding sequence CCTGACCGTGTTTTCCTGCCTGGGGCTGGCCCGCTTCGCCTTCGGCATGCTGCTGCCGGGAATGCAGGCCGGGCTGGCCATGTCCTATGAGCAGATGGGCTATCTCGGCACGGCAAATTTTGTCGGCTACCTGCTCTCTGTCGCGCTGTTGCCAGCGTTGCTCAAGCGCTTGCGCCCCCGCCTGACCATCGGCAGCGGACTGCTCCTTATTGCCGTCACCATGGCCGTAATGGCACAAGCTGGATCGTTCAAGGAATTGCTGGTGCTTTACGCCTTGACCGGCGCGGGCAGCGGGTTGGCCAATTTAGGTGCCATGCTCCTTATCGCCCACTGGTTCCGCCGCGACAAACGCGGGCAGGCGGCCGGGCTCATGGTCGTGGGGAGCGGGGCCGGGATTATTTTTTCCGGCCAGTTGATCCCCTGGTTGAACCGGCTTTACGGTGTTGCGGGGTGGCGTTACGGCTGGCTGCTGCTGGCCGCTATTGTCCTCGGTGTCGTCGTCATCTGCGCCCTGCTGATTAGAAACGAACCGGCCGATCTCGGTCTCGAACCGGTCGGGCGCAAGCTCGCGGTCAGCGTCGAAGCGGTCGGGGCAGACGTCCGCGCCGGGCGGGCCGTTGTCCTGCTCGGGCTGCTCTATCTCGCTTACGGGGCCACCTATTCGATCTATGGAACCTTTGTCGTCACCAGTATGATCGAAGACTATGGCTTCAGTGAGGCCGCAGCCGGGCAGTTCTGGTCCTGGATTGGATTTTTCAGTCTGTTTTCCGGGGTGCTGTTTGGCAGCCTGTCCGACCGGATCGGGCGCAAAGGCGGATTGATGGCGGTGTTCGCGGTGCAGACCCTGGGCTATCTGTTGGCCGGTAGCGGTGGTGGAACCGTGGCCCTGTTGGCTTCGGTTTTCTTATTCGGCATTGCGGCTTGGGCCATTCCCGCCATCATGACCGCGGCCATCGGCGATTATCTCGGCCTGGCTCGGGCGGCCTGGGGTTATTCACTGATCACCTTCTTTTTCGCCGGCGGGCAGACCGTCGGTCCGGCTGTTGCCGGGGTCCTGGCCGAACATTACGGCAGCTTTGCCCCGGCCTTTCTGTTGGCCGCGGCCATCACCGCCGGAGCTTTTCTGCTGACCCCGGCCCTGCCGCAGCCGGCCCGGCACTAA